The DNA sequence CCGAGTTCGAGCAGCACGGCTTCCGGCGGGTCGCACTCGACGACGTCGCTCGCCGCGCGCGAGTCAGCCGCACCACCATCTATCGCCGGTTCGCCGGCCGCGATGAGCTGGTCGCCGCGGTCATCGACCGGGAGAATGCCGCGCTCTACGACGACATTGCCGCCGAGCTGAAAAACTCTGGGCCCCAGTCGAATTACTATGTCGAGGCGTTCACCGCGGCGATCATGCAGTTTCGCCGGCATCGGGTGCTCAACCGGATGATCACCGACGAGCCGGCGCTGGCGCTGGAACTGGGCCAACGGCACTACGACGCGATCGTGGACCGGATGTCCGAAGCGCTGCGAGTGATCTTCCCGGCCGGATTCGCCGAACGCATCGGCGCGGCGGTGGTCACCGAATTGGCCGACACCATCCTGCGCTACGCCGCGATGGCACTGTTATTGCCGTCGCGCGAACCGCTGGATTCCGCCGAGGACATCCGCACATTCGCGACCGTGCATTTTCTGCCGAGTCTTCCCCCGGCACTACGCCAAGTGCCGGTGTAGCGGCTACTCCCACTCAATAGTGCCGGGTGGTTTGCTGGTGATATCCAACACCACGCGGTTGACCTCAGGAACCTCATTGGTTATCCGGGTTGAGATCCGCTCCAGCACCTCGTAGGGCACCCGAGTCCAGTCGGCGGTCATGGCGTCCTCACTGGACACCGGCCGCAGCACGATCGGATGGCCGTAGGTCCGGCCGTCGCCCTGCACCCCCACCGAACGGACATCGGCCAGCAGCACCACCGGGCACTGCCAGATCTGGTGGTCCAGACCGGCGGCGGTCAACTCCTCGCGGGCTATCGCGTCGGCCGCCCGCAATGTTGCCAACCGCGGGCCGGTGACCTCGCCGACGATCCGGATGCCCAGCCCGGGACCCGGGAACGGTTGGCGCGCAACGATCTCCTCCGGCAGTCCCAACTCGCGCCCGACCGCGCGCACCTCGTCTTTGAACAGCAGCCGCAGCGGCTCGACGAGGCTGAACTTCAAGTCGTCGGGCAGCCCGCCGACATTGTGGTGGCTTTTGATGTTCGCAGTGCCGGTACCCCCGCCGGATTCCACCACGTCCGGATACAACGTGCCCTGGACCAGGAACTCGACGCCGTCTTTAGAAGCGTCGTGGTCTCCCAAGGTGTCTCGCACCGCACCCTCGAAGGCCCGGATGAACTGGCGACCGATGATCTTTCGCTTGCCTTCGGGATCGGACACCCCGGACAGTGCGTCGAGGAACACCGCTTCGGCATCCACGGTGACCAGCTTGGCGCCGGTGGCGGAGACGAAGTCGTTCTGCACCTGCTCGCGTTCCCCGGCGCGCAACAGCCCATGGTCGACGAACACACACGTCAGCCGGTCACCGATGGCACGTTGCACCAGCGCCGCGGCCACGGCGGAGTCCACCCCGCCGGACAGTCCGCAGATGGCGTGACCGTCGCCGATCTGTTCGCGCACCTGCTCGATCAGCGCATCGGCGATGTTGGCGGGCGTCCAGGCCGCGTCGATGCCGGCGAACTCGTGCAGG is a window from the Mycobacterium sp. SVM_VP21 genome containing:
- a CDS encoding TetR/AcrR family transcriptional regulator → MPATPGADPATTAILDAAVAEFEQHGFRRVALDDVARRARVSRTTIYRRFAGRDELVAAVIDRENAALYDDIAAELKNSGPQSNYYVEAFTAAIMQFRRHRVLNRMITDEPALALELGQRHYDAIVDRMSEALRVIFPAGFAERIGAAVVTELADTILRYAAMALLLPSREPLDSAEDIRTFATVHFLPSLPPALRQVPV
- the guaA gene encoding glutamine-hydrolyzing GMP synthase, with amino-acid sequence MSSPSSRPVLVIDFGAQYAQLIARRVREARVFSEVVPHTATVEEIAARDPLAIVLSGGPSSVYAEGAPQLDPALFDLDIPVFGICYGFQAMAAALGGTVEHTGTSEYGRTELTVTGGELHSGLPGTQPVWMSHGDAVTAAPDGFTVVAGTAGAPVAAFENRARRLAGVQYHPEVLHTPYGQRVLSRFLHEFAGIDAAWTPANIADALIEQVREQIGDGHAICGLSGGVDSAVAAALVQRAIGDRLTCVFVDHGLLRAGEREQVQNDFVSATGAKLVTVDAEAVFLDALSGVSDPEGKRKIIGRQFIRAFEGAVRDTLGDHDASKDGVEFLVQGTLYPDVVESGGGTGTANIKSHHNVGGLPDDLKFSLVEPLRLLFKDEVRAVGRELGLPEEIVARQPFPGPGLGIRIVGEVTGPRLATLRAADAIAREELTAAGLDHQIWQCPVVLLADVRSVGVQGDGRTYGHPIVLRPVSSEDAMTADWTRVPYEVLERISTRITNEVPEVNRVVLDITSKPPGTIEWE